Proteins encoded in a region of the Rutidosis leptorrhynchoides isolate AG116_Rl617_1_P2 chromosome 9, CSIRO_AGI_Rlap_v1, whole genome shotgun sequence genome:
- the LOC139869027 gene encoding uncharacterized protein — protein sequence MAKSIDDKLILRESIPSATLKNNLVPLKIGIFVWRILRKRIAVKVELDRRGNDLDTLLCPLCNDVVESMDQAIYSCKSGQEIWIGIIKWWNLSLPLGFTLVDLIKCSNAIRLETSKKKVWQAVVWVTCYLIWKNRNLKVFRNDAWATSKIISEVQVKSFEWVKNRSRKSFSS from the coding sequence ATGGCTAAATCAATCGATGACAAGTTAATTCTAAGGGAATCTATTCCTTCGGCTACTCTAAAAAATAATCTCGTTCCGTTAAAAATTGGAATTTTCGTATGGAGAATACTAAGAAAAAGAATTGCAGTGAAAGTTGAACTTGATCGGAGGGGGAACGATTTGGACACGTTGTTATGCCCCCTTTGTAACGACGTGGTCGAGTCAATGGATCAAGCCATTTACTCATGCAAATCCGGCCAAGAAATTTGGATTGGCATCATTAAATGGTGGAATCTTTCCCTCCCCTTGGGTTTCACTCTTGTAGATCTAATCAAATGTTCGAACGCGATACGTTTGGAAACAAGCAAAAAGAAAGTTTGGCAAGCAGTTGTTTGGGTTACATGTTATTTAATCTGGAAAAATAGAAACCTTAAAGTCTTTAGAAACGACGCTTGGGCCACATCTAAGATCATTAGCGAGGTTCAAGTGAAGTCCTTTGAGTGGGTAAAAAATCGTTCAAGAAAATCCTTTTCGTCTTGA